The Bradyrhizobium sp. WBAH42 genome includes a window with the following:
- a CDS encoding ABC transporter substrate-binding protein — translation MKRREFILLIGGGLAWPAIARAQGGAKLHRIFWVSTQSGPDPFLDGFREGMRALGYVEGRTVTIETHYAPENPQALRKIVSELQRGDVDLVVSSGPATRVMTAVTEVPVLFALSGDPVALGVVKSLAHPGTNFTGSTFLSLELAGKRVELLKDIYPRLRKLAVFSNTDHPGEPLEWRATLESCRNLGIEAAYVPFSGAREIENGLMAAGKVDADALLVFPDAVTLVHRAKIAELAIAHRLPSMFGWSEYCDAGGLLSYGANQRTTYFRLATYADRILRGEDPSDLPVMRPDKFELAVNLKTARLLGIELDVSSILFRASKVIS, via the coding sequence ATGAAAAGACGAGAGTTCATCTTGTTGATTGGCGGGGGGCTGGCCTGGCCTGCGATCGCACGGGCGCAGGGCGGAGCCAAGCTGCATCGTATCTTCTGGGTCTCGACTCAGTCCGGACCGGATCCCTTCCTGGACGGCTTTCGCGAGGGAATGCGCGCGCTGGGATACGTCGAGGGCAGGACCGTAACAATCGAGACGCATTATGCCCCTGAAAACCCGCAGGCACTGCGCAAGATCGTCTCCGAGTTGCAGCGAGGGGATGTCGACCTTGTGGTCTCGAGCGGTCCGGCGACACGCGTCATGACTGCGGTGACCGAAGTCCCCGTGCTGTTTGCATTGAGCGGTGACCCCGTCGCTTTGGGTGTGGTGAAGAGCCTTGCTCACCCCGGCACCAATTTCACCGGCAGCACATTCCTGTCGCTCGAGCTGGCAGGAAAGCGCGTTGAGCTGCTCAAGGACATTTATCCAAGGCTGCGAAAACTGGCGGTGTTCTCGAACACGGATCATCCGGGAGAGCCACTGGAATGGCGTGCGACTTTGGAGTCGTGCCGAAATCTTGGCATTGAGGCAGCCTACGTTCCGTTCTCTGGCGCTCGCGAAATCGAGAATGGGTTGATGGCTGCCGGCAAGGTGGACGCGGATGCTCTCCTCGTGTTTCCCGACGCTGTGACGCTGGTGCATCGTGCGAAGATTGCGGAGCTTGCAATCGCGCACCGGCTGCCTTCGATGTTTGGCTGGTCTGAATATTGTGACGCTGGAGGCCTCTTGAGTTACGGTGCAAACCAGCGCACGACCTATTTTCGGCTTGCCACTTATGCCGATCGCATCCTGCGCGGTGAAGATCCGTCAGATCTTCCGGTCATGCGTCCCGACAAGTTTGAACTTGCAGTCAATCTGAAGACAGCCAGGCTTCTGGGTATCGAGCTGGATGTGTCGTCGATCCTGTTTCGCGCCAGCAAGGTGATCTCCTGA